One Corvus cornix cornix isolate S_Up_H32 chromosome 10, ASM73873v5, whole genome shotgun sequence genomic region harbors:
- the NMB gene encoding neuromedin-B → MALRCLLLLLCGAALGPAVHLDFAEHRSQAAKIKVNPRGNLWATGHFMGKKSVTGSPHLETPEEPAVPVVFGPSLRALLEDMMELLTRELLKILLQERLLDENQGKYDLTDQETGLLTKVLEKYFSN, encoded by the exons ATGGCGCTGcgctgcctcctgctgctgctctgcggAGCCGCGCTGGGACCTGCCGTCCACCTCGACTTCGCCGAGCACCGCAGCCAGGCCGCCAAGATCAAGGTCAACCCCCGCGGCAACCTCTGGGCCACAG GTCACTTCATGGGGAAGAAGAGCGTCACAGGCTCCCCACACCTGGAGACTCCGGAGGAGCCTGCAGTGCCAGTGGTCTTCGGTCCCTCTCTACGAGCCCTGCTGGAGGACATGATGGAACTGCTGACCCGGGAGCTCCTGAAAATCCTCCTGCAAGAAAGACTATTGGATGAGAACCAAGGGAAATATGACCTCACTGACCAG GAGACAGGGCTTTTAACAAAGGTGCTGGAGAAATACTTTTCAAACTGA